The proteins below come from a single Methanothrix thermoacetophila PT genomic window:
- a CDS encoding mechanosensitive ion channel family protein, with translation MVLPHPELMTTLSILRRVVVLSVALIGAMATVTTVFPQAIGMITSLFVAAGFASIVVGLAAQSSLSNVVAGILISISQPFRIGDAVMFRDEYCYVEDMRLVHTVLRTWDNRRLVIPNSVLQSEVLTNYSIVDPSVLVPVYVQVSYDSDLKKAMDIMVDVARRHPDCLPTGSLPNAVVMAFEDSGISLRLLTRAKDQSTAFDMTRDLLFEIKKEFDRNGIVIPYPVRYLTFGPEVREIISDLRRAAENGMDDSENRAAKGSASNPFPQSDL, from the coding sequence TTGGTTTTACCACATCCCGAGCTGATGACCACTCTGAGCATCCTCAGAAGAGTCGTTGTTCTATCTGTGGCTCTGATCGGTGCAATGGCGACAGTAACTACAGTATTTCCACAGGCCATTGGCATGATAACTTCGCTATTTGTGGCTGCTGGATTTGCATCAATAGTCGTGGGCCTGGCAGCCCAGTCGAGCCTGTCTAACGTGGTGGCCGGTATCTTGATATCAATATCTCAGCCATTCCGGATCGGCGATGCTGTGATGTTCCGCGACGAGTACTGCTATGTGGAGGATATGAGACTTGTGCATACGGTCCTGAGGACTTGGGATAACCGGAGGCTAGTGATCCCTAATTCAGTCCTCCAGAGCGAGGTTCTGACCAACTACAGCATAGTTGATCCATCAGTCCTCGTTCCGGTGTATGTGCAGGTGAGCTACGACTCAGATCTCAAAAAAGCAATGGATATAATGGTGGACGTGGCGAGGAGACATCCAGACTGCCTCCCAACCGGCTCACTCCCGAATGCAGTAGTCATGGCGTTCGAGGACTCGGGCATCAGCCTCAGATTGCTAACCAGGGCAAAAGATCAGTCCACAGCATTCGATATGACACGAGACCTGCTTTTCGAGATTAAAAAGGAGTTCGACAGGAACGGAATAGTTATACCATACCCTGTGAGATATCTCACATTCGGACCTGAGGTTCGAGAGATTATATCGGATTTGAGAAGAGCTGCTGAAAACGGAATGGATGATTCGGAGAACCGAGCTGCAAAAGGTTCTGCCAGCAATCCTTTTCCGCAATCCGATTTATAG
- a CDS encoding AAA family ATPase, which translates to MRIIGFVGMPGSGKSVASDVAREMGIRVVVMGDVVRAEARRRGLEPTDANHGMVGDELRRSEGEDAIARRCLEGLSRDETIVVDGIRSGAEVEYFRSVADRFHLIEIFTPPEQRLRRIAARGRSDDNNCGDLSEALERRDARELGWGMGEAIAAAGMRICNDCTLDEFRERIRVVLEELCRS; encoded by the coding sequence GTGAGGATCATCGGATTCGTGGGGATGCCCGGCTCTGGAAAGAGCGTGGCATCCGATGTTGCGAGGGAGATGGGCATCAGAGTCGTTGTTATGGGTGATGTGGTCAGAGCTGAAGCGAGGAGAAGAGGCCTGGAGCCGACGGATGCTAACCACGGGATGGTAGGGGATGAGCTCAGGCGATCCGAGGGGGAGGATGCGATCGCGAGAAGGTGCCTGGAAGGTTTAAGCAGGGATGAGACGATCGTGGTCGATGGAATAAGGAGCGGTGCGGAGGTTGAGTACTTCAGATCTGTTGCGGATCGGTTTCATCTCATAGAGATATTCACCCCGCCGGAGCAGAGGCTGAGGAGGATCGCGGCCAGAGGCAGGTCTGATGATAATAATTGCGGAGACCTCTCCGAGGCGCTGGAGAGGCGCGACGCCCGGGAGCTCGGCTGGGGGATGGGCGAGGCGATAGCCGCAGCCGGGATGAGAATATGCAACGACTGCACGCTCGATGAGTTCAGGGAGCGAATAAGGGTGGTGCTGGAGGAACTCTGCAGGTCTTGA
- a CDS encoding cation-translocating P-type ATPase: protein MQPHSRHTEDVLHELNTSATGLSQKEAAERLERFGRNTLPRAKPLGIWSLFLRQFLSPLIYVLLVAAVVSFFLERHTDAFFILAVLLINAVIGTAQEYSAERNLESLRNLVRTYARVVREGESFEVDAEECVPGDIVLLEEGMKVPADLRLIETHALNVDESLLTGESAPVSKDASAVLKWNAALGDRVNMAFAGTIVTRGRGKGVVVATGIETELGRLAETLTDVESAKPPLTRRMEVFSGNIAKAVLIAVLLIIAIEVRRGMDPAQVFVQSVALAVSAIPEGLPVALTVVLAVAVNRMARRNVIVRRMVAVETLGSCDFIASDKTGTLTMNVLTARLVAIPGHGYMEVTGDGISPEGEIRTAHGRPTEREEHLIKRVVTAATLCNEAFFGMRNGRWVHHGDTVDVALLVMAHKVGVMQADVTAKHPMVAQIPFASERKFAATLNRVGERHQVFVKGAPEILIEMCDRMVTIDGDAPLERDAIERCAADMANNGYRVLAIADGVVESDEEFSDKQLRGLTFLALIGMIDPLRPEAEHAVARCRKAGIQVAMVTGDHPITALAIARELGLAQSMEEVVTGPELKKAEHIGDEAFDDLIRQARVFARVEPRQKLDIVQSLIRLGHTVAVTGDGANDAPAMRAAHVGVAMGMSGTDIAKESAELVITDDNFASIVAGVEEGRVAYSNVRKVIFLLVSTGAAEIVLFFLSLFAAVPLPLLAVQLLWLNLVTNGIQHIGLALEPAEGDEMRRPPRPHGEGIFNRIMVERILLSSIVMGGITFMLYRYLLSTGSSMDEARNSTMLLMVLFENLQVFNSRSELRSAFSLSPMRNPILVIGTLGAQLVHITAMYTPWLSGVLNIGPVSLEHWARLLALALTILVAMEAYKMVRRRVPSA from the coding sequence CTGCAACCACATTCCAGACATACAGAGGATGTACTGCATGAGCTGAACACTTCTGCAACAGGTCTCAGCCAAAAGGAGGCAGCTGAGCGACTAGAGCGCTTTGGCAGAAACACGCTTCCAAGAGCGAAACCTCTGGGTATATGGTCGCTATTTCTGCGGCAGTTTCTGAGCCCTCTCATTTACGTGCTCCTGGTAGCAGCAGTGGTATCTTTCTTCCTGGAGAGGCATACGGATGCCTTCTTCATCCTGGCTGTGCTTCTGATAAATGCAGTCATCGGCACGGCTCAGGAGTACTCAGCTGAGCGGAATCTTGAGTCTCTTAGAAATCTTGTCAGGACGTACGCACGTGTTGTCAGAGAGGGCGAGAGCTTCGAGGTGGATGCAGAGGAGTGTGTGCCTGGGGACATAGTCCTCCTGGAGGAGGGCATGAAGGTGCCTGCGGATCTCCGTCTCATTGAGACGCACGCGCTCAACGTGGATGAGTCCCTGCTCACAGGAGAGTCAGCCCCTGTATCAAAAGATGCATCTGCTGTGCTGAAATGGAATGCTGCTCTGGGCGATCGTGTCAACATGGCCTTTGCTGGGACCATCGTGACGCGTGGGCGTGGCAAAGGAGTGGTGGTGGCGACCGGCATAGAGACCGAGCTTGGAAGGCTGGCTGAAACCCTTACAGATGTGGAGTCTGCAAAGCCGCCTCTTACCCGGAGAATGGAGGTGTTCTCCGGTAATATAGCGAAGGCAGTCTTGATCGCTGTGCTTCTGATAATCGCCATCGAGGTCAGAAGAGGCATGGATCCGGCACAGGTCTTCGTTCAATCGGTGGCCCTTGCAGTCTCCGCGATTCCAGAAGGACTGCCTGTAGCGCTCACAGTGGTGCTTGCGGTTGCAGTCAACCGCATGGCACGGCGTAACGTCATCGTCCGTCGCATGGTTGCAGTGGAGACCTTGGGATCCTGTGACTTCATAGCATCTGACAAGACCGGCACGCTCACAATGAATGTGCTGACGGCGCGGCTGGTGGCCATACCAGGGCATGGATACATGGAGGTGACAGGAGACGGCATCTCACCAGAGGGGGAGATCAGAACAGCTCACGGGAGACCCACCGAGCGGGAGGAGCATCTCATTAAAAGAGTTGTTACTGCAGCGACTCTCTGTAACGAGGCATTCTTCGGTATGCGCAATGGTCGCTGGGTCCACCATGGGGATACGGTCGACGTGGCGCTTCTTGTCATGGCGCACAAAGTGGGAGTGATGCAGGCGGATGTTACCGCGAAGCACCCCATGGTCGCACAGATACCATTTGCCTCGGAGAGAAAGTTCGCAGCCACGCTTAACAGGGTGGGCGAGAGGCACCAGGTGTTCGTCAAGGGTGCGCCTGAGATACTGATAGAGATGTGCGATAGGATGGTGACAATAGATGGAGATGCACCACTGGAGAGAGATGCGATCGAGAGATGTGCGGCGGATATGGCGAACAACGGCTACAGGGTTCTTGCGATAGCTGATGGTGTGGTTGAAAGCGATGAGGAATTCTCGGACAAGCAGCTCAGAGGGCTCACATTCCTGGCACTGATCGGAATGATCGATCCCTTGAGACCCGAGGCAGAGCATGCGGTGGCAAGATGCAGAAAGGCCGGAATACAGGTTGCGATGGTGACCGGCGATCATCCGATTACTGCGCTGGCCATAGCTCGTGAGCTGGGGCTGGCCCAGAGCATGGAAGAGGTGGTGACAGGCCCGGAGCTCAAAAAGGCGGAACATATCGGAGATGAGGCGTTTGACGATCTCATTCGCCAGGCCAGGGTCTTCGCAAGGGTTGAGCCCAGACAGAAGCTGGACATCGTTCAATCTCTGATCCGCCTGGGGCATACAGTTGCTGTAACTGGAGATGGTGCAAATGATGCGCCTGCTATGCGCGCAGCCCATGTTGGCGTCGCTATGGGGATGAGCGGGACGGATATTGCAAAGGAGAGCGCGGAGCTTGTCATAACAGATGACAACTTCGCATCCATCGTAGCAGGCGTGGAGGAGGGCAGGGTCGCATACAGCAATGTGCGCAAGGTCATATTCCTCCTGGTATCGACAGGTGCTGCGGAGATAGTGCTGTTCTTCCTGTCTCTCTTTGCAGCGGTGCCCCTTCCGCTGCTTGCAGTTCAGCTCCTCTGGCTCAACCTCGTGACAAATGGTATACAGCACATAGGACTCGCTCTGGAGCCGGCTGAGGGCGATGAGATGAGGAGACCGCCAAGGCCTCATGGGGAAGGCATCTTCAACAGAATAATGGTCGAGAGGATACTGCTCTCATCCATCGTAATGGGCGGAATTACATTCATGCTTTACAGGTATCTCCTGAGCACCGGATCGAGCATGGATGAGGCGAGAAACAGCACCATGCTTCTCATGGTGCTCTTCGAGAACTTGCAGGTATTCAACAGCCGCTCAGAGCTGCGCTCCGCATTCAGCCTGAGCCCGATGAGAAACCCCATTCTGGTGATCGGCACTCTCGGAGCACAGCTGGTCCACATAACAGCCATGTACACTCCATGGCTCAGCGGTGTGCTGAACATCGGGCCTGTATCACTTGAACACTGGGCCAGACTTCTGGCACTTGCTCTCACGATACTGGTTGCGATGGAGGCGTACAAGATGGTGCGCCGCAGGGTTCCCAGTGCCTGA
- the cobZ gene encoding alpha-ribazole phosphatase CobZ yields the protein MKDIVEVLRDEGITVDDIVATALELYVPHPGVETREKADAVFRRELNIALSDPNLALLIYAGILLEERGRMKMLPNLRGEDYERDLTYLIADEVLGMSIAKYIGGYKGTFEYVRYDKAKPGILSRLGPFMDDVIGGLIGGVSSNMYTRAGFS from the coding sequence ATGAAGGATATCGTGGAGGTTCTCAGGGATGAGGGCATAACAGTTGATGATATTGTTGCGACTGCTCTGGAGCTGTACGTCCCGCACCCGGGCGTCGAGACCCGTGAGAAGGCGGATGCTGTGTTCAGGAGGGAGCTGAATATTGCACTCTCGGATCCGAACCTGGCCCTTCTCATATACGCGGGGATTCTTCTGGAGGAGAGGGGTAGGATGAAGATGCTTCCGAACCTGAGGGGAGAGGATTACGAGAGGGATCTGACATATCTCATAGCAGATGAGGTTCTTGGCATGAGCATAGCAAAGTACATCGGAGGATACAAGGGAACATTCGAGTACGTCAGGTACGACAAGGCAAAACCCGGGATCCTCTCCAGGCTCGGCCCCTTCATGGACGATGTGATCGGCGGGCTCATCGGTGGCGTTTCCTCGAACATGTACACTAGGGCGGGATTCAGCTGA
- the cobS gene encoding adenosylcobinamide-GDP ribazoletransferase, with amino-acid sequence MRSGFGFLSTIPVGITMEGIEALMRHVYIFPIIGMALGLIFAAVAYLLDLFLPQDITAVCIMIAIYWVCGINHIDGLADFGDGVTAHGSIEKKIKAMKDVNLGSGGAVFVMMVLLSLYSAIRSMDHYILPAALIVSEISAKQSMLAFAAFTEPFHSGLGQIMIDRTGKREFLIALIITSIASALLLNTTGLIMVIASVISALYLVRVSKRNFGGGSGDGIGASNEIGRAVALCAALALGVSGWTAW; translated from the coding sequence ATGAGGTCGGGCTTCGGTTTCCTCTCCACGATACCAGTTGGGATAACCATGGAGGGGATCGAGGCCCTGATGAGACATGTCTACATCTTTCCGATCATCGGGATGGCACTGGGCCTGATCTTCGCAGCCGTGGCCTATCTCCTGGACCTCTTTCTGCCTCAGGATATCACGGCCGTATGCATAATGATCGCGATATACTGGGTTTGCGGAATAAACCACATAGATGGCCTCGCAGACTTCGGCGATGGCGTGACCGCGCACGGTAGCATCGAGAAAAAAATAAAGGCCATGAAGGACGTGAACCTTGGATCCGGCGGGGCTGTTTTTGTGATGATGGTTCTACTCTCGCTCTACTCCGCGATCAGGTCCATGGATCATTATATCCTGCCAGCTGCTCTTATTGTCTCTGAAATCTCAGCGAAGCAGTCGATGCTGGCGTTTGCAGCGTTCACAGAGCCGTTCCATTCAGGCCTTGGCCAGATCATGATAGACAGAACAGGAAAGAGGGAGTTCCTGATCGCTCTGATCATCACATCAATCGCATCAGCTCTCCTGCTGAATACAACCGGACTGATAATGGTCATCGCCTCAGTAATATCAGCGCTCTATCTGGTGCGCGTCTCGAAGAGAAACTTCGGCGGTGGGTCGGGCGATGGCATAGGCGCGTCGAATGAGATCGGCAGGGCCGTAGCGCTGTGTGCGGCGCTCGCGCTGGGGGTGAGTGGCTGGACTGCGTGGTGA
- a CDS encoding anaerobic ribonucleoside-triphosphate reductase activating protein, with translation MMVNLGGVVPLSTIDWPGRLSAVVFLRGCPFRCPFCQNAELQSGWTPVEISELINHLFPRRGAGQSILHEFSGSVCIDSVVLSGGEPLAQSDAVVAIAREVDVRGLDLGIETNGYYPESLEVLISEEYLDMVFLDIKAAPREDMYQRATGIRDALPRVLRSLDVIVEHGIPFEIRITVFPGMPSEDELKEVSDLLWRLQPRSLESVVLQQGHPPRGEFEPVSEEDLIRLAQLLKFNIRIRSVRGSLP, from the coding sequence ATGATGGTGAACCTCGGCGGCGTTGTGCCCCTATCCACAATCGACTGGCCCGGGAGACTCTCCGCAGTCGTCTTTCTGCGAGGATGTCCCTTCAGATGTCCATTCTGCCAGAACGCGGAGCTTCAGAGCGGCTGGACGCCAGTGGAGATCTCGGAGCTGATAAACCACCTCTTTCCCAGAAGGGGCGCAGGCCAGAGCATACTCCATGAGTTCAGCGGATCAGTGTGCATCGATTCCGTTGTTCTCTCCGGGGGCGAGCCGCTCGCGCAGAGTGATGCCGTCGTCGCGATTGCAAGGGAAGTCGATGTGCGCGGCCTCGATCTGGGGATTGAGACGAACGGTTACTATCCAGAGAGCCTGGAGGTTTTGATATCAGAAGAATATCTGGACATGGTCTTTCTCGACATCAAGGCAGCTCCTAGGGAGGATATGTATCAGAGGGCCACGGGGATCAGAGACGCTCTCCCACGGGTTCTCAGGAGCCTGGATGTGATCGTGGAGCACGGTATACCTTTCGAGATAAGGATCACGGTCTTTCCCGGGATGCCCTCGGAGGATGAGCTGAAGGAGGTCTCAGATCTTTTGTGGCGCCTGCAGCCCCGCTCCCTCGAGTCGGTCGTCCTCCAGCAAGGCCACCCTCCGCGTGGCGAGTTCGAGCCCGTGTCTGAGGAGGATCTCATCAGGCTTGCGCAATTGTTAAAGTTCAATATCAGGATCAGATCTGTGAGGGGGAGCCTTCCGTGA
- a CDS encoding coiled-coil protein has translation MLAELEEKKAKLKQESLIFKERRSQLNAEASRWAAKRNELNKETKELIEKAQELKKLRDEYNTKVAESKRLRDELNEKTNQIYAKIDEIRKKYNLSGDRSIRELRREIDHLEFRQQTEVLSPDKEKQLVERIAMLHNEFKLRKEQLEKNEELKKLLEEAQALREQASKHHEDVTRYAELAQEYHDKMIATFKEADQKRAEADAAHREFIKAQEAADEQHREFIRTQREIRDFDKIIMGLKKKSRDAREDRAKEAAKREAEEILNQFKKGEKLDTTALLRLQRAGLV, from the coding sequence ATGCTTGCAGAACTGGAAGAGAAGAAGGCCAAGCTCAAACAGGAGTCGCTTATCTTCAAGGAAAGACGCAGCCAGCTGAACGCGGAGGCCAGCAGGTGGGCTGCGAAGCGGAACGAGCTGAACAAGGAGACCAAGGAGCTCATAGAGAAGGCACAGGAGCTCAAGAAGCTTCGCGACGAGTACAACACCAAGGTCGCGGAGTCAAAGAGGCTTCGCGATGAGCTCAACGAGAAGACGAACCAGATCTATGCGAAGATCGACGAGATCAGGAAGAAGTACAATCTCTCAGGAGACAGATCGATCCGCGAGCTTCGCAGGGAGATAGACCATCTGGAGTTCAGGCAGCAGACCGAGGTGCTCAGCCCGGATAAGGAGAAGCAGCTCGTCGAGAGGATCGCGATGCTCCACAACGAGTTCAAGCTCCGCAAGGAGCAGCTCGAGAAGAACGAGGAGCTGAAGAAGCTGCTTGAGGAGGCGCAGGCGCTGCGCGAGCAGGCCTCGAAGCATCACGAGGACGTCACCAGATACGCTGAGCTGGCCCAGGAGTATCACGACAAGATGATTGCCACGTTCAAAGAGGCGGATCAGAAGCGGGCCGAGGCAGATGCTGCACACCGCGAGTTCATAAAGGCTCAGGAGGCGGCGGATGAGCAGCACAGAGAGTTCATAAGGACACAGAGGGAGATCCGCGATTTTGATAAGATCATCATGGGCCTCAAGAAGAAGAGCCGCGATGCCAGAGAGGATCGCGCAAAGGAAGCTGCAAAGCGCGAGGCCGAGGAGATCCTGAATCAGTTCAAGAAGGGAGAGAAGCTGGATACAACAGCCCTGCTGAGGCTCCAGCGCGCTGGCCTGGTATGA
- a CDS encoding helix-turn-helix transcriptional regulator — protein MTVCDDFDLAEDLLKGFTRSAIRTKVLLSLKDGELTAGDLERLLGTRASTILHAVKDMIESGTVVRGLRGYTLTNTGRIQALMLSRLLSAIVVLEKHKDFWRTHDISAIPDDLLVDIGLLRDGEIVSGDPAAILRTQQIFVSQLISSRSIYGVSPIIIPEYPTAIDTAVKNGAHVELVLTAPIVEIVAREYRDILKDILRKDNFELYRLDAEVRAAFTVIDSSLSLGLFRLDGGYDIGHDLICTGPGAREWGMRLFLHHKKRAERITSI, from the coding sequence ATGACGGTATGCGATGACTTCGATCTTGCAGAGGATCTGCTCAAGGGATTCACCAGATCCGCAATACGTACCAAGGTCCTTCTCTCGCTCAAGGATGGAGAGCTGACCGCAGGAGATCTCGAGAGGCTGCTGGGAACAAGAGCATCGACGATACTGCATGCAGTCAAGGATATGATCGAGTCCGGGACAGTCGTCAGGGGCCTCAGGGGATACACGCTCACAAACACGGGTCGCATTCAGGCGTTGATGCTGAGCAGGCTTTTAAGCGCGATTGTTGTGCTGGAGAAACACAAGGATTTCTGGAGGACCCATGACATCAGCGCGATTCCGGATGATCTCCTTGTGGACATAGGTCTTCTAAGGGATGGTGAGATAGTCAGTGGAGACCCGGCCGCGATACTCAGGACGCAGCAGATATTCGTATCACAGCTCATCTCATCAAGAAGCATATATGGGGTATCGCCCATCATAATTCCAGAGTATCCCACAGCGATAGATACTGCTGTGAAGAACGGTGCGCATGTGGAGCTTGTTCTCACAGCTCCCATTGTTGAGATCGTTGCGAGAGAATACAGGGATATCCTGAAGGATATTCTCAGAAAGGATAACTTTGAGCTCTACAGGCTCGATGCTGAGGTCAGAGCAGCGTTTACAGTCATCGACTCCTCCCTCTCCCTCGGACTCTTCAGGCTCGATGGTGGCTATGATATCGGTCATGACCTGATATGCACAGGTCCTGGGGCCAGAGAATGGGGAATGAGGCTCTTCCTGCACCACAAGAAGAGGGCGGAAAGGATCACTTCAATATAA
- a CDS encoding histidinol-phosphatase and imidazoleglycerol-phosphate dehydratase HisB produces MRRKAMTLSARRTTYETDVDVCIDLHGRGEAEVSTGIELLDDMLRIIASSGQFDIRIKARGDETGDHHLVEDVGITLGMCLSAVKSGTGSAIVPYGECTALAAVSFGAPGFRGDLKLSFEKIGGMAMENLVHFMRSMAYSGSFTLHVITDGGDDREKIVSAMKALGAALRNAIGDGGFEERQL; encoded by the coding sequence TTGCGTAGAAAGGCTATGACGCTATCAGCACGCCGCACCACATACGAGACCGACGTGGACGTTTGCATTGATCTCCATGGCAGGGGAGAGGCAGAGGTCTCGACGGGCATAGAGCTTCTCGATGATATGTTGAGGATAATTGCATCATCCGGGCAGTTCGATATCAGAATCAAAGCCAGAGGCGATGAGACCGGAGATCACCACCTCGTCGAAGATGTCGGGATAACACTTGGAATGTGCCTCTCAGCTGTGAAGAGCGGCACCGGTAGCGCGATAGTGCCATATGGGGAGTGCACAGCTCTTGCTGCCGTGAGCTTTGGAGCTCCTGGGTTCAGGGGGGATCTGAAGCTCTCCTTTGAGAAGATCGGCGGAATGGCGATGGAGAACCTGGTACACTTCATGCGGTCTATGGCATACAGCGGATCATTCACCCTCCACGTCATCACAGACGGCGGCGATGACAGGGAGAAGATAGTCTCCGCGATGAAGGCCCTCGGAGCTGCGCTCAGAAACGCGATAGGGGACGGCGGATTCGAGGAGCGACAGCTCTAA
- a CDS encoding methyltransferase domain-containing protein — MRSDHLPGMAKLYAFELSGEHPTVPRSEVLSLLRIHAAYFREVAEVDRCLLVEADDLDLRILEQRLAMTHRILEVLKVCDASPENIEKALRSLDLPRLRYRMRASRLGEGFVKSHDLERMAGRVLHSMGYRADLENPEMDIRAIISRSKVVFGYEVARPDRGGFERRRPHLKPFFYPGVLMPRMARALVNITMVRPGELLLDPFSGTGGILVEACLIGVRGAGVDVQEKLNRGARANLEGLDADLILGDARCLPFKDASVDAIVSDTPYGRSAVIKARSKDEILSRSFEEMFRVLKAGRRAVIVTDRPAEELLRSKEFRIVELHSDRVHRSLTRYIHVCEKPADF; from the coding sequence ATGAGAAGCGATCACCTCCCGGGTATGGCAAAGCTCTACGCCTTCGAGCTCTCCGGAGAGCATCCGACGGTACCGAGGAGTGAGGTGCTTTCGCTCCTCAGAATCCATGCTGCATACTTCAGAGAGGTGGCTGAAGTAGATCGCTGTCTGCTTGTGGAGGCGGATGATCTTGACTTGAGAATCCTGGAGCAGAGGCTCGCGATGACCCACAGGATTCTTGAGGTTCTCAAGGTATGCGATGCCAGCCCCGAAAACATTGAGAAGGCACTCCGCTCGCTCGATCTCCCAAGGCTGAGATACAGGATGAGGGCCAGCCGTCTCGGAGAAGGATTCGTCAAAAGCCACGATCTCGAGCGAATGGCTGGAAGGGTGCTCCACTCAATGGGTTACAGAGCAGATCTCGAGAACCCGGAGATGGACATCCGCGCGATCATATCCCGCAGCAAGGTTGTGTTCGGATACGAGGTTGCGAGGCCTGACAGGGGTGGATTTGAGAGGCGCAGGCCGCATCTGAAGCCCTTCTTCTATCCCGGAGTTCTTATGCCGAGGATGGCGAGGGCCCTGGTCAACATCACGATGGTCAGACCTGGAGAGCTGCTGCTCGATCCCTTTTCTGGGACAGGTGGGATTCTGGTCGAGGCCTGCCTAATAGGAGTCAGGGGCGCGGGCGTGGATGTGCAGGAGAAGCTGAACAGGGGTGCCAGGGCGAACCTGGAGGGGCTGGATGCGGATCTGATACTCGGGGATGCGAGATGCCTTCCATTTAAAGACGCTTCTGTGGACGCAATAGTCTCTGATACACCATACGGCAGATCCGCGGTGATAAAAGCGAGATCGAAGGATGAGATCCTCTCCAGAAGCTTCGAGGAGATGTTCAGGGTTCTAAAGGCCGGAAGGCGTGCGGTGATCGTCACAGACAGACCTGCAGAGGAGCTGCTGAGATCGAAGGAGTTTCGAATAGTGGAGCTCCACAGCGACAGGGTCCACAGGAGCCTGACGAGATACATTCACGTGTGCGAGAAGCCCGCTGACTTTTGA
- a CDS encoding NTP transferase domain-containing protein has protein sequence MAGGKGSRLGMGEKPMVRLYKKPLIDYVVSALRPSTERIIVATTRATPETRRWSLGKNLEVVDTSGSGYIPDMVEAVERAGISGPVMVIMADLPLITEEIVREVIDAYKSRPEPALSVHTLLSLHRSLGRRPDVIFNYMGELIVPAGVNILTGSRISDEQEDFHLIMNRIELAININTPDDLRICERIIKRRMESQGDMD, from the coding sequence ATGGCCGGAGGAAAGGGCAGCAGGCTTGGAATGGGCGAGAAGCCGATGGTCCGGCTCTACAAAAAACCACTGATCGATTATGTCGTGTCAGCCCTCAGACCATCGACCGAGAGGATAATCGTGGCCACGACCAGAGCCACACCTGAGACGAGAAGATGGTCTTTGGGAAAGAATCTGGAGGTTGTGGATACATCTGGATCGGGCTACATCCCGGATATGGTTGAGGCTGTGGAGCGCGCGGGTATATCCGGGCCCGTCATGGTGATAATGGCAGATCTTCCTTTGATCACAGAGGAGATCGTGAGAGAGGTTATTGATGCGTATAAATCCAGGCCGGAGCCTGCGCTCTCCGTCCATACCCTTCTGAGCCTCCACAGATCTCTCGGCAGAAGGCCTGATGTGATCTTCAACTACATGGGAGAGCTAATAGTGCCGGCTGGCGTGAACATTCTCACAGGATCGAGGATCTCCGATGAGCAGGAGGACTTTCACCTCATCATGAACAGAATCGAGCTCGCGATCAACATAAATACACCAGATGATCTCAGGATCTGCGAGAGGATCATAAAAAGACGGATGGAATCGCAGGGTGATATGGATTGA